In the genome of Bryobacteraceae bacterium, one region contains:
- a CDS encoding AMP-binding protein: protein MSTQTVIPPPDETKPAEGAAKAPLEQQILDIVRDLLVEQGKDRAAANLTPKSSFQKDLGLASLDLVELVVRCETRLEMEIPDEIAEQADTPAGWAKAIREGAENPAAESAYRIVPPPEDPVALPADARTLVDVLHWHAEKAHGRVHIHLLEEGKGQGITCDQLAETATRVARGLISLGLVRNDTVAILLPTGADFLDAFFGVQLAGGIPVPIYPPADATRIAEYVERQTGVLQGAGIRFLISFAGVDAIARLLRVNAPTLIEVTTVGQLREYGMRTSARFPEPSPIAVVQYTSGTVSRPRGAVLTHEGVLANIRAIGERLGVRPGDATASWLPLASDLGLVGCWLFSLYHTTPLTLLSPREFFDRPESWLWAIHDSHATLAAAPNYAYEACARRAPLWALEGLDLSRWRVAINGGEMVLPETMERFTRRFERFGFRADALTTAYGLSENSVGVAIHTPGSSPRAANGVYSVGAPLAGHRVRIVGEDGLELAEGATGRIQFRGPSQCRGYYRESVISELGRGANLSGDATDAWMDTGDLGFVSSDELFVVGRAGDEILRAGRMLAPQPIERAACEAGGVMANGAAAVGIRDAAAGTERLIVAVESNADDAFEAARVLRAVKQAVSAAVGIEPDEVRVIAPGRLPRTSNGKLRRGEVRRMILEGRLGDALPSPATQRASLTWNNAGALVRRALSRGIRTGKDALRLTAARMSASGGDPVPNVLGWLGRRPEPEGTTMRGPIVIVSNRCTQWDALSIVSLVQGPAVLAGDAALLGLPDWAARLLRDRVVRTPDQIRHALRTGVTVILLPDSPLGTTVARCRYHLAPIEAAIAEGAPLLPFGMQIIRNQLFFRVGEKIRPEGQSARELRQAVRGAIRNIYA from the coding sequence ATGTCCACGCAGACGGTGATTCCGCCGCCGGATGAAACCAAACCGGCCGAAGGCGCGGCCAAAGCTCCGCTCGAGCAGCAGATCCTCGACATCGTCCGCGATCTGCTCGTCGAGCAGGGCAAGGACCGCGCCGCCGCCAACCTCACTCCCAAGTCCAGCTTTCAAAAGGATCTCGGTCTCGCGAGCCTCGACCTCGTCGAACTCGTCGTGCGTTGCGAAACGCGCCTCGAGATGGAAATCCCCGACGAGATCGCCGAGCAGGCCGATACGCCCGCCGGCTGGGCCAAGGCCATCCGCGAAGGCGCCGAGAACCCGGCCGCCGAATCGGCCTACCGGATCGTGCCGCCGCCGGAGGATCCCGTCGCGTTGCCGGCCGATGCCCGCACCCTCGTCGACGTCCTCCACTGGCACGCCGAAAAGGCGCACGGCCGCGTCCATATTCACCTGCTCGAGGAAGGCAAGGGGCAGGGAATCACCTGCGACCAACTTGCCGAGACGGCCACGCGAGTGGCCCGCGGCCTCATCTCGCTCGGCCTCGTCCGGAACGATACCGTCGCGATTCTCCTCCCCACCGGCGCCGACTTCCTCGACGCGTTCTTCGGCGTTCAACTCGCCGGAGGCATCCCCGTTCCCATCTATCCCCCCGCCGACGCCACTCGAATCGCCGAGTACGTGGAGCGCCAGACCGGCGTGCTCCAAGGCGCTGGCATCCGCTTCCTGATTTCGTTCGCCGGCGTCGACGCCATTGCCCGCCTGCTTCGCGTCAACGCGCCAACGCTCATTGAGGTCACCACCGTCGGCCAGTTGCGCGAATACGGCATGCGCACCTCGGCACGATTTCCGGAGCCCTCGCCCATCGCCGTCGTTCAATACACTTCCGGCACCGTGAGCCGTCCGCGCGGCGCCGTACTCACGCACGAAGGCGTGCTTGCCAACATCCGCGCCATCGGCGAACGGCTCGGCGTGCGGCCCGGCGACGCCACGGCCAGTTGGCTGCCGCTCGCCAGCGATCTCGGCCTGGTCGGCTGCTGGCTGTTCAGCCTGTACCACACCACGCCGCTCACGCTGCTTTCTCCGCGCGAGTTCTTCGACCGGCCCGAATCCTGGCTCTGGGCGATTCACGATTCCCACGCCACCCTCGCCGCCGCGCCCAACTACGCCTACGAAGCCTGCGCCCGCCGCGCGCCGCTGTGGGCGCTCGAAGGGCTCGACCTTTCGCGCTGGCGCGTCGCCATCAACGGCGGCGAAATGGTGCTGCCGGAAACGATGGAGCGCTTCACGCGCCGCTTCGAACGGTTCGGGTTCCGTGCCGATGCGCTCACCACCGCCTACGGGCTGTCGGAAAACTCGGTCGGCGTCGCCATCCATACTCCAGGTTCGAGCCCGCGAGCGGCGAACGGCGTCTACTCCGTCGGGGCCCCTCTTGCCGGCCACCGCGTCCGTATCGTTGGCGAAGACGGCCTCGAACTGGCCGAAGGCGCAACGGGCCGCATTCAGTTCCGCGGACCTTCGCAGTGCCGCGGCTACTATCGCGAAAGCGTGATCAGCGAACTCGGGCGCGGCGCCAACCTCAGCGGCGACGCCACGGATGCCTGGATGGACACCGGCGACCTGGGCTTCGTTTCCTCGGACGAATTGTTCGTCGTCGGGCGCGCCGGCGATGAAATCCTACGCGCCGGGCGGATGCTCGCGCCGCAGCCCATCGAACGCGCTGCCTGCGAAGCCGGTGGAGTCATGGCCAACGGCGCCGCCGCCGTAGGCATCCGCGATGCCGCCGCGGGTACAGAACGTTTGATCGTCGCCGTCGAGTCCAATGCCGACGATGCCTTTGAGGCCGCCCGTGTGCTCCGCGCCGTGAAGCAGGCCGTGTCCGCGGCCGTTGGAATCGAGCCCGACGAGGTTCGCGTGATCGCCCCCGGCCGGCTACCGCGCACGTCGAACGGCAAGCTCCGCCGCGGCGAAGTGCGGCGGATGATCCTTGAGGGTCGCCTCGGCGATGCGCTGCCTTCGCCCGCCACCCAGCGCGCCAGCCTCACCTGGAACAATGCCGGCGCCCTCGTCCGCCGCGCCCTCTCACGGGGTATTCGTACAGGTAAGGACGCCTTGCGCCTCACTGCCGCCCGCATGTCTGCTTCCGGCGGCGACCCTGTCCCGAATGTGCTCGGCTGGCTCGGCCGCCGTCCCGAACCCGAAGGCACCACGATGCGCGGACCGATTGTCATCGTTTCCAACCGCTGCACGCAATGGGATGCGCTTTCCATCGTCTCCCTTGTGCAGGGCCCCGCCGTGCTGGCCGGTGACGCCGCGCTGCTTGGGCTTCCGGATTGGGCGGCGCGGCTCCTTCGGGATCGCGTGGTGCGCACGCCGGATCAGATCCGCCACGCCCTCCGCACCGGGGTCACGGTGATCCTGCTGCCCGATTCCCCGCTCGGAACAACCGTCGCGCGATGCCGTTATCACCTCGCCCCGATCGAGGCGGCCATCGCCGAAGGGGCTCCGCTGCTGCCGTTCGGGATGCAGATCATCCGCAACCAACTGTTCTTCCGCGTCGGCGAAAAGATCCGTCCAGAGGGTCAGTCGGCGCGCGAGTTGCGGCAGGCGGTTCGCGGAGCGATCCGGAACATCTATGCCTGA
- a CDS encoding glycerol-3-phosphate acyltransferase: MPDFQAFVSGLPVWPRLALCFALGSIPFAVITMWGTGIDITKFGSGNPGFNNVLRYSKWRAVLCLLGDAGKGLLAIWLCSQPGEPLAWRWAFGIAAVLGHCFSPFLGFDGGKGVATAAGVMLYAYPKYLAVAVAWYVAMRIVGGKLAWTERGTLASVSAAILFVGMLAVFEGASPALLGFALLVLVAWRHKKNFQTIAGAARAR; encoded by the coding sequence ATGCCTGATTTTCAGGCGTTCGTCTCCGGACTCCCTGTCTGGCCGCGGCTCGCACTGTGTTTCGCTCTCGGCTCGATCCCCTTCGCCGTAATCACCATGTGGGGCACCGGGATCGATATCACCAAGTTCGGCTCCGGCAATCCCGGTTTCAACAACGTGCTCCGGTACAGCAAGTGGCGCGCCGTGCTTTGCCTCCTCGGCGACGCGGGCAAAGGGCTGCTCGCCATCTGGCTCTGTTCTCAGCCCGGTGAGCCGCTCGCCTGGCGCTGGGCCTTCGGCATCGCCGCCGTGCTCGGGCACTGTTTCTCTCCGTTCCTTGGCTTCGATGGCGGCAAAGGGGTGGCCACCGCGGCAGGCGTGATGCTCTACGCGTATCCCAAGTACCTGGCGGTGGCCGTCGCCTGGTACGTGGCGATGCGCATTGTCGGCGGCAAGCTCGCCTGGACCGAGCGCGGCACCCTCGCTTCGGTCTCCGCGGCCATCCTGTTCGTGGGCATGCTCGCCGTCTTTGAAGGCGCGTCGCCGGCCCTGCTCGGATTCGCGCTGCTCGTGCTCGTGGCCTGGCGCCACAAGAAGAACTTTCAAACCATCGCCGGCGCCGCGAGAGCGCGATAA
- a CDS encoding HAD-IB family hydrolase, whose protein sequence is MSGIAFYDLDGTLVSSNVVHQYLWFARRRSPLRVAALAASVPLLKLSDLCSRRLFNRIFYRHYRGLNREWLEQMAGKMFDEFLAKHMFPGVPALLETNRNQGYRNVLVTGSLDFTARALAVRLGFDAFDANVLEFRHGRATGRLAPPILAGAEKVRAMEQRARRAGVPLADCRAYSDDTSDLPMLEAVGHPFAANPKPSLFREAERRGWPVVDLR, encoded by the coding sequence GTGTCCGGCATCGCCTTCTACGATCTCGACGGCACCCTCGTTTCCTCCAACGTCGTCCACCAATATCTATGGTTCGCCCGCCGCCGTTCGCCGCTCCGCGTCGCCGCCCTGGCCGCGTCCGTGCCGCTGCTCAAGCTCAGCGATCTGTGCTCCCGCCGCCTGTTCAACCGGATCTTCTACCGTCACTACCGCGGACTCAACCGCGAGTGGCTCGAACAAATGGCGGGTAAAATGTTTGACGAGTTTCTCGCGAAGCACATGTTCCCGGGCGTTCCCGCACTCCTCGAAACCAACCGCAACCAGGGCTACCGCAATGTCCTGGTGACCGGCTCGCTCGATTTCACCGCCCGCGCGCTCGCCGTCCGGCTCGGCTTCGATGCATTCGATGCGAACGTGCTCGAGTTTCGCCACGGGCGCGCCACCGGCCGCCTGGCGCCGCCGATCCTCGCCGGTGCGGAGAAGGTTCGCGCGATGGAGCAGAGGGCGCGGAGGGCCGGAGTCCCGCTGGCCGATTGCCGCGCCTACTCCGACGACACCTCGGACCTGCCGATGCTCGAAGCCGTCGGCCATCCCTTCGCCGCCAACCCCAAGCCCAGCCTGTTCCGGGAAGCCGAACGGCGCGGCTGGCCCGTGGTGGACCTCCGATGA
- a CDS encoding NAD-dependent epimerase/dehydratase family protein — translation MKPVLVTGATGFLGRHLLDRLHARSEPVRVLCRGEGPPGVEVIRGDVTDADAVNRAVAGARAIYHLAGLVSRGAGAAQTMRRVHVEGSRLVCEAALRHGVERVVVSSSSGAIAVSPDPVEWDETADYKSATVARWPYYVTKIEQEKLVLGFARERGLPVIVINPSLLLGPGDDRDSSTGDIRRYLEGQIFSAPPGGLNFVDARDCAEAAALAMERGRPGERYLLGAVNWTMTQFIAALARITGRRAPWMKSPTWMSLATAPLLRAVMPMLGRKFDFDDESIRMSGLFWHLDSGKARRELGFLSRDPAETLRDTIDDVRRRMH, via the coding sequence ATGAAGCCCGTGCTCGTCACCGGCGCCACCGGATTCCTTGGGCGCCATCTTCTCGATCGCCTCCACGCGCGAAGCGAACCCGTGCGCGTGCTCTGCCGCGGCGAAGGGCCGCCCGGCGTCGAAGTCATCCGGGGAGACGTCACCGATGCCGACGCCGTCAACCGCGCTGTCGCCGGCGCACGCGCCATCTACCATCTCGCCGGACTCGTCTCGCGCGGAGCGGGCGCGGCGCAAACAATGCGCCGTGTTCACGTCGAAGGCTCCCGCCTCGTCTGCGAAGCCGCCCTGCGTCACGGCGTGGAGCGCGTCGTCGTCTCGAGTTCGTCCGGCGCCATCGCCGTTTCGCCGGACCCGGTGGAATGGGACGAAACCGCGGACTACAAGTCCGCCACAGTCGCCCGCTGGCCCTACTACGTCACAAAGATCGAGCAGGAGAAACTCGTCCTCGGTTTCGCGCGCGAACGCGGACTCCCCGTGATCGTGATCAATCCGTCGCTGCTGCTCGGCCCCGGCGACGATCGGGACTCATCCACCGGCGACATCCGCCGCTACCTCGAAGGACAAATCTTCTCGGCGCCGCCCGGCGGTCTCAACTTCGTCGACGCGCGCGACTGCGCCGAAGCCGCCGCACTCGCCATGGAGCGTGGCCGCCCCGGCGAACGCTACCTGCTCGGCGCCGTGAACTGGACCATGACGCAGTTTATCGCCGCGCTCGCCCGAATCACCGGCCGGCGCGCGCCTTGGATGAAGAGCCCCACCTGGATGTCGCTCGCCACCGCCCCTCTCCTTCGCGCCGTCATGCCGATGCTCGGCCGAAAGTTCGACTTCGACGACGAAAGCATCCGCATGTCCGGCCTCTTCTGGCACCTCGATTCCGGAAAAGCGCGACGCGAACTAGGCTTCCTCAGCCGCGACCCTGCTGAAACACTGCGCGATACGATCGACGATGTCCGCCGGAGGATGCATTGA
- a CDS encoding diacylglycerol kinase family lipid kinase yields the protein MKTAAIVNPTSGGGRAGREWASIAARLDDGVETHFTKAPGDATGIVRDRLARGVRRIVAVGGDGTVNEVINGFFEAGRAILGDAELAVIPIGTGGDFRRTLGISGIDDALALLQSGAPATPADAGHVAYRTRAGQTADRYFANLVSFGMGGEVAARAKNFFQVFGGKAAFMYSTVEVALAYRARKVALRVDDEDCGEHSILNVAVGNGRYHGGGMHVCPRAAIDDGAFDVTVIAGMPLPQLVRDMPVLYSGDIYRHPKTQRFQGRRIEAASEETVSIEVDGEPLGILPVTLDVLPAAFRLLRR from the coding sequence TTGAAAACCGCGGCCATCGTCAACCCCACCTCCGGCGGAGGCCGCGCTGGACGCGAATGGGCCTCCATCGCCGCGCGGTTGGATGACGGCGTGGAAACGCATTTCACGAAAGCCCCCGGCGACGCCACCGGCATCGTTCGTGATCGCCTGGCCCGGGGCGTCCGCCGCATCGTGGCCGTGGGCGGCGACGGCACGGTGAACGAAGTGATCAACGGCTTCTTCGAAGCCGGGCGTGCGATCCTCGGGGATGCGGAACTGGCGGTGATCCCCATCGGCACCGGCGGCGACTTCCGGCGTACGCTCGGCATTTCCGGCATCGACGACGCCCTGGCCCTGCTTCAGTCCGGCGCGCCCGCCACACCCGCGGATGCCGGTCATGTCGCCTACCGCACCCGCGCGGGCCAAACCGCGGATCGCTACTTCGCCAACCTGGTGAGCTTCGGCATGGGCGGCGAAGTCGCCGCGCGCGCCAAGAACTTCTTTCAAGTCTTCGGCGGCAAGGCCGCGTTCATGTACTCCACTGTTGAAGTCGCGCTCGCCTACCGCGCCCGGAAAGTCGCGCTCCGCGTCGATGACGAGGATTGCGGCGAGCACTCGATCCTCAATGTCGCCGTCGGCAACGGCCGCTATCACGGCGGCGGGATGCACGTCTGCCCCCGCGCGGCCATCGACGACGGAGCGTTCGACGTCACGGTGATTGCCGGAATGCCGCTCCCGCAACTCGTGCGTGACATGCCGGTGCTCTACTCCGGCGACATCTACCGCCATCCGAAGACCCAGCGCTTTCAAGGACGCCGCATCGAAGCCGCCTCGGAGGAAACCGTCTCCATCGAAGTCGACGGCGAACCGCTCGGCATCCTCCCCGTCACGCTCGACGTGCTCCCCGCCGCGTTCCGGCTCCTGCGGCGTTGA
- a CDS encoding sodium:solute symporter encodes MRTLDWAVLGCSLVFIVAYGLWKSRQTTTTHQYLLAGKSMPWYAMALSIMATQASAITFISTTGQAYADGMRFVQFYFGLPLAMIVISATAVPIFHRANVYTAYEYLEQRFDAKTRALVSAIFLIQRGLAVGVALYAPALVLTVILGWPDQWTTAIMGAIVVAYTTFGGIKAVTWTDFQQMLIMFAGLFISLGMAVWHLPADVGLIDALRLAGASGKLNAVVTSFDWNDRYNVWNGLLGGMFLALAYFGCDQSQVQRYLTGRSIAQSRISLLFNAVAKIPMQFFILLIGALVFVFYVFEKPPVTFHPGELARIESQGAYGQAARSYDAAFEARRTAAREYLAGRAGTTEWKASLDRFEKARADTRAIAPGDANDTNYVFLAFVIRYLPVGVVGLILAAILAAAMSTISAEVNSLATVSTIDIYQRFLRRGASDGHYLNASRIATVFWGSYAVITARYGAGLGSLIEAVNMLGSLFYGGLLGVFVLAFAFPRVGGTAAFVAVLAGEAAIFAAKIFTGISFLWYNVIGAVVVVATGLALAGASASAHPDRGTPG; translated from the coding sequence GTGAGAACGCTCGACTGGGCGGTGCTCGGGTGCTCGCTCGTCTTCATCGTCGCCTACGGACTTTGGAAATCACGTCAGACGACGACGACCCATCAATACCTGCTCGCCGGAAAATCAATGCCTTGGTATGCGATGGCGCTTTCGATCATGGCGACGCAGGCGAGCGCGATCACGTTTATTTCGACAACCGGGCAGGCCTACGCGGACGGGATGCGGTTCGTGCAGTTCTACTTCGGGCTGCCGCTGGCCATGATCGTGATTTCGGCCACGGCGGTCCCGATCTTTCACCGCGCCAACGTCTACACGGCCTACGAGTATCTGGAGCAGAGGTTCGACGCGAAGACACGGGCGCTGGTGAGCGCGATTTTTCTGATCCAGCGCGGGCTGGCGGTGGGAGTGGCGCTGTATGCGCCGGCGCTGGTGCTGACGGTGATCCTCGGTTGGCCGGACCAGTGGACGACGGCGATCATGGGAGCGATCGTGGTGGCGTACACGACGTTCGGCGGGATCAAGGCAGTGACCTGGACGGACTTCCAGCAAATGCTGATCATGTTCGCCGGACTGTTCATTTCCCTTGGCATGGCGGTTTGGCATCTGCCGGCCGACGTGGGCCTGATCGACGCGCTGCGGCTGGCGGGGGCTTCGGGAAAGCTGAACGCAGTGGTGACGAGCTTCGACTGGAACGACCGGTATAACGTGTGGAACGGGCTGCTGGGCGGCATGTTCCTGGCGCTGGCGTATTTCGGGTGCGACCAATCGCAGGTGCAGCGGTACCTCACCGGGCGGTCCATCGCACAGAGCCGCATCAGTCTCTTGTTCAACGCGGTGGCGAAGATCCCGATGCAGTTCTTCATTCTGCTGATCGGGGCGCTGGTGTTCGTGTTCTATGTTTTCGAGAAGCCGCCGGTAACGTTCCATCCGGGCGAATTGGCGCGGATCGAGTCGCAAGGGGCCTACGGGCAGGCGGCGCGATCATACGACGCCGCCTTCGAGGCGCGGCGGACGGCGGCGCGCGAATACCTGGCCGGGCGAGCGGGAACGACGGAGTGGAAGGCTTCGCTCGACCGCTTCGAGAAGGCGCGGGCGGATACACGAGCCATCGCGCCAGGGGACGCGAACGACACCAATTACGTTTTTCTGGCGTTCGTGATCCGGTATCTGCCGGTGGGCGTCGTGGGGCTGATCCTGGCGGCGATTCTGGCGGCGGCGATGTCGACGATTTCGGCCGAGGTGAACTCCCTCGCCACGGTCTCGACGATCGATATTTACCAGCGCTTTCTCCGGCGCGGGGCATCGGACGGGCACTATCTCAATGCGTCTCGCATCGCGACGGTATTCTGGGGAAGCTATGCCGTGATCACGGCTCGCTATGGCGCGGGACTCGGGTCGCTGATCGAAGCCGTGAATATGCTGGGCTCGCTATTCTACGGCGGGCTGCTAGGCGTGTTCGTGCTGGCGTTCGCGTTCCCGCGAGTGGGCGGAACGGCGGCATTCGTGGCCGTGCTGGCGGGCGAAGCGGCGATCTTCGCGGCGAAGATCTTCACGGGGATTTCGTTCCTCTGGTACAACGTAATCGGCGCGGTGGTGGTGGTGGCTACGGGACTGGCGCTGGCCGGCGCGTCAGCGAGCGCGCATCCAGACCGGGGAACTCCAGGCTAG
- a CDS encoding PIG-L family deacetylase, with protein MKKLLAVFALVGTAWAAPGDSLDIRDRIERLSRTGSVMMIAAHPDDENTAVLAYFAEGRKFRTAYLSLTRGEGGQNLIGAEQGAAMGLIRTQELLAARRIDGARQFFSRAIDFGFSKTADETLAKWGRERILGDVVFNIRRFRPDVILLRFSGTPRDGHGHHQSSAILGKEAFTAAADPARFPEQLSIVKPWRAKRLYWNVFSFNRQMEQQAAAMKGNLLIDTGAYDPALGMSYGEVAGVSRSQHRSQGMGAPRRKGPQLNYLNPIAGDRAEKDPFDDIDTTWSRLPGGEGVGRILAGALARFQIEDPAASVPALLEARRLIAPIDDPLAREKLADLDELIAAAAGVWVDASAEKAIASPGGGANIRLTAIKRSGTAVAVRSVDVDHVTASKAKPGPLETNKAQTWTDTAALPAGMAYTQPYWLREPPSETVYQVADPKLVGIPETDGALHARFHLDIAGAPIVLTRPVIHRYVDRVRGELTRPFEVAPVAAVAFAGSAMVFPNASARKVEVEIRANSAGLTGEVALEAPAGWKVEPASKPFQLGAPGELTMAAFMVTPPAAAGRGELKAVARVGGREIRHGMRTIEYEHIPPQTIYPAAAATVVRTDAKILSRRVGYVMGAGDEVPQALRQLGVEVTMLSGDDLARADLSGFDAIVTGVRAYNVRDDLRASQQRLIDYVGAGGTLVVQYNVVEGGPFGGGDPSKLAKIGPYPLKVSRDRVTVEDAPLKPVAADHPLLTAPNRIVDADYDGWVQERGLYFASEWDEHYQPVWECNDPGEKASRGGTLYARYGKGAYVFTPMAWFRQLPAGVPGAYRIFANFLSAGKLAR; from the coding sequence ATGAAGAAGCTCCTGGCTGTATTCGCGCTGGTGGGAACGGCGTGGGCCGCTCCGGGTGATTCGCTCGACATTCGGGATCGGATCGAACGGCTTTCGCGGACCGGGAGCGTGATGATGATCGCCGCCCACCCGGACGACGAGAACACGGCGGTATTGGCGTACTTCGCCGAAGGGCGGAAGTTCCGGACGGCTTACCTTTCGTTGACGCGCGGCGAAGGCGGACAGAACCTGATCGGCGCCGAGCAGGGCGCCGCGATGGGACTGATCCGCACGCAGGAATTGCTGGCGGCGCGGCGGATCGACGGCGCGCGGCAGTTCTTCAGCCGCGCGATTGACTTCGGCTTTTCGAAAACGGCCGACGAGACGCTGGCGAAGTGGGGCCGGGAGAGGATCCTGGGCGACGTGGTGTTCAACATCCGGCGGTTCCGTCCGGACGTGATCCTGCTGCGATTCTCCGGGACGCCGCGTGACGGGCACGGGCATCATCAGAGTTCAGCGATTCTCGGGAAAGAGGCATTCACGGCCGCCGCGGACCCGGCGCGCTTTCCGGAGCAGTTGTCGATCGTGAAGCCCTGGCGGGCGAAGCGTCTCTACTGGAACGTGTTTTCGTTCAACCGGCAAATGGAGCAGCAGGCGGCGGCGATGAAGGGCAACCTGCTGATCGATACCGGCGCGTACGATCCGGCGCTGGGCATGTCGTACGGCGAGGTGGCGGGAGTGAGCCGAAGCCAACATCGCAGCCAGGGCATGGGCGCGCCGCGGCGGAAGGGTCCGCAGTTGAACTACCTGAATCCGATCGCGGGAGACCGGGCGGAGAAGGATCCATTCGATGACATCGACACCACCTGGAGCCGGCTTCCGGGGGGCGAGGGAGTGGGGCGGATTCTGGCTGGCGCTCTCGCCCGTTTCCAAATCGAGGACCCCGCGGCGAGTGTGCCCGCGCTGCTCGAAGCGCGGCGGCTGATCGCTCCGATTGACGATCCGCTGGCGAGAGAGAAGCTCGCCGATCTCGACGAGTTGATCGCCGCGGCGGCAGGCGTGTGGGTGGATGCGTCGGCGGAAAAAGCGATCGCGTCGCCGGGCGGCGGGGCGAACATCCGGCTGACGGCGATCAAGCGATCCGGGACGGCGGTGGCGGTGCGCTCCGTGGATGTGGATCACGTAACGGCGTCCAAGGCCAAACCTGGTCCGCTCGAGACGAACAAGGCGCAAACCTGGACGGATACGGCCGCGCTGCCCGCCGGCATGGCCTACACGCAGCCGTATTGGCTGCGGGAGCCGCCATCGGAGACGGTCTACCAGGTGGCGGACCCGAAACTGGTGGGAATACCGGAAACCGACGGCGCGCTCCACGCGCGGTTTCACCTGGACATCGCAGGCGCGCCGATTGTTCTGACCCGGCCGGTAATTCACCGGTATGTGGACCGCGTGCGGGGCGAGTTGACGCGGCCGTTCGAAGTCGCGCCGGTGGCGGCGGTGGCGTTTGCCGGATCGGCGATGGTGTTCCCGAACGCAAGCGCGCGCAAGGTGGAGGTCGAGATCCGGGCCAATTCGGCCGGCCTGACAGGCGAGGTGGCGCTTGAGGCGCCGGCGGGTTGGAAGGTGGAGCCGGCGTCGAAGCCGTTCCAGTTGGGCGCGCCGGGCGAACTGACGATGGCGGCGTTCATGGTGACGCCTCCGGCTGCGGCGGGGCGTGGGGAGTTGAAAGCCGTGGCGCGCGTGGGCGGCCGGGAGATCCGCCACGGGATGCGGACGATCGAGTATGAGCACATCCCGCCGCAGACGATCTACCCGGCAGCGGCGGCGACGGTGGTGCGCACGGATGCGAAGATTCTTTCGCGGCGCGTGGGCTACGTGATGGGCGCGGGCGACGAAGTGCCGCAGGCGCTGCGCCAGTTGGGCGTGGAAGTCACGATGCTGTCCGGCGACGACCTGGCGCGCGCGGATCTTTCGGGCTTCGACGCGATCGTCACCGGAGTGCGAGCGTACAACGTGCGCGATGACCTGCGGGCATCGCAGCAGAGATTGATCGACTATGTGGGCGCGGGCGGAACGCTGGTGGTGCAGTACAACGTGGTGGAAGGCGGGCCGTTCGGCGGGGGCGATCCATCGAAGCTGGCCAAGATCGGGCCGTATCCGTTGAAGGTGTCGCGGGACCGGGTGACGGTGGAGGACGCGCCGCTGAAGCCGGTGGCCGCCGATCATCCACTGCTGACGGCGCCGAACCGGATCGTCGACGCCGACTACGACGGTTGGGTGCAGGAGCGCGGGCTGTATTTCGCCAGCGAGTGGGACGAGCATTACCAGCCGGTTTGGGAGTGCAACGATCCTGGCGAGAAGGCCAGCCGCGGCGGTACTTTGTATGCGCGCTATGGCAAGGGCGCCTACGTGTTCACTCCAATGGCCTGGTTCCGGCAGCTTCCGGCCGGCGTGCCCGGCGCGTACCGGATCTTCGCGAATTTTCTGAGCGCGGGCAAACTGGCACGATGA
- the bfr gene encoding bacterioferritin yields the protein MKGNDKVIAYLNEVLKGELTAINQYFLHAEMLNNWGYQKLYAYTRKESIEEMHHAEELMERILYLDGVPNMNEMFPLRIGKTPREQFENDLKLELEAVPRLNDAIKAATEAGDNGSRDLFEKILVDEEEHVDWLEAQLHMIKEVGIENYLATQIHTDAAK from the coding sequence TTGAAGGGCAACGACAAAGTCATCGCCTACCTGAACGAAGTTCTGAAGGGCGAACTCACCGCGATCAATCAGTATTTTCTGCACGCGGAGATGCTGAATAACTGGGGCTACCAGAAACTGTACGCCTACACGCGCAAGGAATCGATCGAGGAGATGCACCACGCCGAGGAGCTGATGGAGCGCATCCTGTACCTGGACGGCGTGCCGAACATGAACGAGATGTTCCCGCTGCGGATCGGCAAGACGCCGCGCGAGCAGTTCGAGAACGATCTGAAGCTGGAACTGGAGGCGGTGCCGCGGCTCAACGATGCGATCAAGGCGGCCACGGAGGCAGGGGACAACGGGTCGCGCGATCTTTTCGAGAAGATCCTGGTGGATGAAGAAGAGCATGTCGACTGGCTGGAGGCGCAGCTCCACATGATCAAAGAAGTGGGCATCGAGAACTATCTGGCGACGCAGATCCACACGGACGCGGCGAAGTAG